One part of the Haemophilus parainfluenzae genome encodes these proteins:
- the rapA gene encoding RNA polymerase-associated protein RapA has protein sequence MLFAIGQRWISETENSLGLGMITALDFRTVTLHFPAADETRIYAVAQAPLTRIALNKGKQLHHQAGWQGEVLDIQEMNGLLFYLVKNAQGEDVIVNEKELSPIISFSQAKDRLFSSQIDRSEHFALRYQTLLHQQAQFQSPLRGLRGNRAGLIPHQLHIAQEVGNRINPRVLLADEVGLGKTIEAGMILQNQLFAEKVQRVLIIVPETLQHQWLVEMLRRFNLHFSLFDEERCEDFAEQAINPFSTESLIICALDWLKAHPHRVQQAIEAEFDCLIVDEAHHLAWSENAPSTAYLLVEQLAKGIPSVLLLTATPEQLGLESHFARLRLLDPERFYDYQAFLKEQENYQPVADAVQSLLSEKPLSAVEKNHISDLLNEQDVEPLFKALDCHNDDEKQAARQELIQNLIDRHGTSRILFRNTRQGVKGFPHRVYHQVTIDATEADEKIHWLIDFLKSHRNEKILVICKTAQTAIQLEQILREKEAIRSAVFHEKMSIIERDRAAAYFADTENGAQVLLSSSIGSEGRNFQFACHLVLFDLPENPDLLEQCIGRLDRIGQMRDVQIYVLCLVNSAQQDLARWYHEGLNAFEQTCPIGMTLFEQYESLLKVRSENNPDFEQLILQTQKQAKALRLALEKGRDRLLELNSNGGEKTQRLASEIAQTDNSPQLVDFALNLFDIIGVEQDDLGESSIVITPTGTMLVPDFPGLKEEGVTVTFDRQLALAREELEFLTWDHPMIRQGIDLIASGDIGKAAMALLVNKQLPAGTLLVELIYMIESQSPKGLQLNRFLPPTPVRLLLDSKGNDLAGQVNFDTLQNKLKPLGKDIANKMVKMARPNIEQLIKLGDHKMTEIAQAQIQEASRLADQTLSNELNRLIALKAVNKNIRQAEIDVLEKQRALSLEELSKASWRLDSLRVIVTNKE, from the coding sequence ATGTTATTTGCAATCGGTCAACGTTGGATTAGCGAAACAGAAAATAGCCTTGGATTAGGAATGATTACTGCCTTAGATTTTCGCACTGTTACCCTTCACTTTCCTGCCGCAGATGAAACCCGAATTTATGCGGTAGCGCAAGCACCCTTAACCCGAATTGCATTGAATAAAGGGAAACAACTTCATCACCAAGCAGGTTGGCAGGGTGAAGTCCTTGATATTCAAGAAATGAATGGTCTCTTATTTTATTTAGTCAAAAATGCACAAGGCGAAGATGTTATCGTCAATGAAAAAGAACTTTCTCCGATAATATCTTTTAGCCAAGCGAAAGATCGCCTCTTTTCATCACAAATTGATCGCAGTGAACATTTTGCGTTGCGCTATCAAACCCTTCTGCATCAACAAGCTCAATTTCAATCGCCTTTACGAGGCTTACGAGGCAATCGTGCGGGTTTAATTCCTCATCAGCTTCATATTGCGCAAGAGGTAGGAAATCGTATCAATCCTCGCGTACTCTTAGCGGATGAAGTGGGGTTAGGCAAAACCATTGAAGCGGGGATGATTTTGCAAAACCAGCTTTTTGCTGAAAAAGTACAACGTGTGTTAATTATTGTACCGGAAACCTTACAACATCAATGGCTTGTAGAAATGCTTCGTCGTTTTAATCTACATTTTTCATTATTTGATGAAGAACGTTGTGAAGATTTTGCCGAACAAGCCATCAATCCATTTAGCACGGAAAGCTTAATTATCTGCGCATTAGATTGGTTAAAAGCACATCCTCATCGCGTACAACAAGCCATTGAAGCTGAATTTGACTGTTTAATTGTCGATGAAGCGCATCATTTGGCTTGGTCTGAAAATGCACCAAGTACCGCTTATTTATTGGTGGAACAATTAGCGAAGGGTATTCCGTCTGTTTTATTACTCACTGCCACGCCTGAACAACTAGGTTTAGAAAGCCATTTCGCACGCTTGCGCTTGCTTGATCCTGAGCGTTTTTATGATTACCAAGCTTTCCTAAAAGAACAGGAAAATTACCAACCTGTTGCGGATGCGGTGCAATCTTTACTCTCAGAGAAGCCGCTAAGTGCGGTCGAAAAAAATCATATTTCTGATTTACTCAATGAGCAGGATGTCGAACCATTATTCAAAGCCTTAGACTGTCATAATGACGACGAAAAGCAAGCGGCACGCCAAGAACTCATTCAAAACCTCATCGACAGACATGGCACAAGCCGTATTTTATTTCGCAATACACGCCAAGGGGTGAAAGGTTTCCCACATCGGGTTTACCATCAAGTAACGATTGATGCAACTGAAGCAGATGAAAAAATTCATTGGTTAATTGATTTTCTAAAATCACACCGAAATGAAAAAATCTTAGTCATTTGTAAAACAGCACAAACAGCAATTCAACTTGAGCAAATTTTACGAGAAAAAGAAGCCATTCGCAGTGCCGTTTTCCATGAAAAAATGTCGATTATTGAACGAGATCGCGCGGCCGCCTATTTTGCCGATACCGAAAATGGTGCACAGGTTTTACTGAGTTCTAGCATTGGTTCTGAAGGACGAAACTTCCAATTTGCTTGTCATCTCGTACTCTTCGATTTACCAGAGAATCCTGACTTACTTGAGCAATGTATTGGCCGTTTAGATCGTATTGGACAAATGCGAGACGTACAAATTTATGTACTCTGCCTCGTAAACTCTGCGCAGCAAGATTTAGCACGTTGGTATCATGAGGGCTTAAATGCTTTTGAACAAACTTGCCCTATTGGCATGACATTGTTTGAACAATATGAATCGTTACTAAAAGTGCGGTCAGAAAATAACCCAGATTTTGAGCAACTCATTCTCCAAACGCAAAAACAAGCAAAAGCATTGCGTTTAGCCTTAGAGAAAGGCCGTGATCGTTTGTTAGAATTAAATTCTAATGGTGGAGAAAAGACACAACGACTTGCGTCAGAAATTGCTCAAACCGATAATTCGCCACAATTAGTCGATTTTGCACTGAATTTATTTGATATTATTGGCGTAGAGCAAGATGATTTAGGTGAAAGCAGCATTGTTATCACGCCAACGGGCACCATGCTTGTTCCTGATTTTCCAGGACTAAAAGAAGAAGGTGTCACAGTAACGTTTGACCGACAACTTGCTCTTGCGCGTGAGGAATTAGAATTTCTTACTTGGGATCATCCAATGATACGCCAAGGCATTGATTTAATTGCTTCTGGTGACATTGGCAAAGCAGCAATGGCATTATTAGTTAATAAACAGCTGCCTGCTGGCACGCTGCTGGTTGAATTGATTTATATGATTGAAAGCCAATCACCAAAAGGTTTGCAACTGAATCGTTTTCTTCCGCCTACACCTGTTCGCTTATTACTGGATAGCAAAGGAAACGATCTCGCCGGACAAGTTAATTTTGATACATTGCAAAATAAACTTAAGCCGCTAGGCAAAGACATTGCGAATAAAATGGTCAAAATGGCTCGTCCAAATATTGAGCAATTAATTAAACTAGGCGATCACAAAATGACCGAAATCGCACAAGCTCAAATTCAAGAAGCCAGTAGATTAGCCGATCAAACATTGAGCAATGAACTCAATCGACTTATCGCCTTGAAAGCAGTAAATAAAAATATTCGCCAGGCGGAAATTGATGTATTAGAAAAACAACGCGCGCTTTCGCTGGAAGAGTTAAGTAAAGCAAGCTGGCGATTAGATAGCCTTCGGGTAATAGTGACAAACAAGGAATAA
- the pnuC gene encoding nicotinamide riboside transporter PnuC, producing the protein MNWTERLKEEFLSGWKPFEVAWIVIFLAAQIIAYVLAPDSPLGMISGIAGILCVVLVSKGKISNYFFGLIFAYTYFYVAWGNNFLGEMNTVLYVYIPSQFIGYFMWKQHMQNDNGGESVIAKALTPKGWAILLVSVGIGTFCFVQALKAAGGSSTGLDGLTTIITVAAQLLMILRYREQWLLWIVLNVLSILLWAEQPAMYLMYSAYLLNSLYGYYNWTKLVKTENH; encoded by the coding sequence ATGAATTGGACAGAACGACTTAAAGAAGAATTTTTATCCGGTTGGAAGCCTTTTGAAGTGGCGTGGATAGTTATTTTTCTTGCTGCACAAATTATTGCTTATGTTCTTGCGCCGGATAGCCCATTAGGCATGATTTCGGGGATTGCTGGTATTCTCTGTGTGGTATTGGTGAGTAAAGGGAAAATTAGCAACTATTTCTTTGGGCTTATTTTTGCTTACACCTATTTTTATGTCGCCTGGGGAAACAATTTCCTTGGTGAAATGAATACGGTGCTCTATGTGTATATCCCATCACAATTTATCGGTTATTTTATGTGGAAACAACACATGCAAAACGATAATGGTGGTGAAAGTGTAATTGCAAAAGCCTTAACGCCAAAAGGTTGGGCAATTTTACTCGTGAGTGTTGGGATTGGTACTTTTTGCTTTGTTCAAGCCTTAAAAGCGGCAGGCGGGAGTTCTACAGGATTAGATGGTTTAACCACGATTATTACCGTAGCAGCACAATTATTGATGATTTTGCGTTATCGTGAGCAATGGTTATTGTGGATTGTCTTAAACGTGCTTTCCATTTTGCTTTGGGCAGAACAGCCAGCAATGTACTTAATGTATAGTGCTTACTTACTCAACTCATTATATGGTTATTACAACTGGACGAAACTCGTCAAGACGGAAAACCACTAA
- a CDS encoding tRNA1(Val) (adenine(37)-N6)-methyltransferase, protein MSSFTFKQFHINQQHCAMKVGTDGILLGAWADVSDCQRILDMGTGTGLVALMLAQRSHEHCQIEAVELDPLAAQQAQENFKASPWHNRLHLTRQDVQAYCQQTAHQFDLIVANPPYFAQGVECKNDERALARYVQQSHLDWLNWAASCLSEKGNISFILPHEAGKILINSTTLYCIKQTDVITKTGKDPQRMLLTFSREHLPQVKDSLVIYDENNQYTEEFIALTKAFYLKM, encoded by the coding sequence ATGAGCAGCTTTACCTTCAAACAATTCCATATTAATCAACAACATTGTGCAATGAAAGTCGGCACTGACGGCATTTTACTGGGTGCTTGGGCGGATGTGTCTGATTGTCAGCGTATTCTTGATATGGGGACTGGCACAGGCTTGGTTGCATTAATGCTTGCCCAACGAAGTCATGAGCATTGCCAAATTGAAGCCGTTGAACTTGATCCCCTTGCAGCACAACAAGCACAAGAAAACTTCAAGGCTTCGCCATGGCACAATCGTCTTCATTTAACACGCCAAGATGTGCAAGCTTATTGCCAACAAACAGCGCATCAATTTGATTTAATTGTGGCGAACCCACCTTATTTTGCACAAGGTGTAGAGTGTAAAAATGACGAACGAGCCCTTGCCCGTTATGTTCAACAAAGCCATTTAGATTGGTTAAATTGGGCGGCGAGTTGTTTATCCGAAAAAGGAAATATCAGTTTTATCTTGCCTCATGAGGCGGGAAAAATATTGATAAATTCAACCACACTTTATTGCATCAAGCAGACTGATGTCATTACAAAGACAGGGAAAGATCCACAACGGATGTTACTCACATTTAGCCGAGAGCATTTACCACAGGTAAAAGATAGCTTGGTAATTTATGATGAAAACAATCAGTACACAGAGGAATTTATTGCGTTGACGAAGGCATTTTATTTGAAAATGTAA
- the srmB gene encoding ATP-dependent RNA helicase SrmB: protein MNLSPFEAFDLSPELLKALEKKGYTRPTAIQLEAIPAAMEERDVLGSAPTGTGKTAAFLLPAIQHLLDYPRRKPGAPRILILTPTRELAMQVAEQAGELAQFTHLKIATITGGVAYQNHGEVFNSNQDIVVATPGRLLQYIKEENFDCRAVEMLIFDEADRMLQMGFGQDAEKIAAETRWRKQTLLFSATLEGELLVDFADRLLNDPVKIDAEPSRRERKKINQWYYHADSNEHKIKLLSRFIETENVSRGIVFVRRREDVRELSETLRKRGIRSTYLEGDMAQTQRNNAIDKLKSGVVTVLVATDVAARGIDIDDVTHVMNFDLPYSADTYLHRIGRTARAGKKGTAVSFVEAHDYKLLGKIKRYTEELLKARILEGLEPRTKPPKDGEVKSMSKKQKARIKEKREEKKKSEVKKKAKLRHKDTKNIGKRRKPSAEKTAEE from the coding sequence ATGAATTTATCCCCATTTGAAGCATTCGATCTTTCTCCCGAATTATTAAAAGCCTTAGAAAAGAAAGGCTACACCCGTCCAACCGCAATCCAATTAGAAGCGATTCCGGCAGCCATGGAAGAACGTGATGTGCTCGGTTCTGCACCAACAGGTACAGGCAAAACAGCTGCATTTTTATTGCCGGCTATTCAGCATTTATTGGATTATCCTCGTCGTAAACCAGGCGCACCTCGCATTTTAATTTTAACGCCAACTCGTGAATTAGCGATGCAGGTTGCAGAGCAAGCGGGAGAGTTAGCGCAGTTCACGCATTTGAAGATTGCAACCATTACCGGCGGTGTGGCGTATCAAAATCATGGGGAAGTATTTAATTCAAATCAGGATATTGTGGTGGCAACACCGGGGCGTTTATTGCAATACATCAAAGAAGAAAACTTTGATTGTCGTGCGGTAGAAATGCTGATTTTTGATGAAGCAGATCGCATGTTGCAAATGGGCTTTGGCCAAGATGCGGAGAAAATTGCCGCTGAAACGCGTTGGCGTAAACAAACGCTCCTTTTCTCTGCCACATTAGAAGGGGAGCTATTAGTTGATTTTGCCGATCGTTTATTAAATGACCCAGTCAAAATTGATGCTGAGCCAAGTCGTCGTGAACGCAAGAAAATCAACCAGTGGTATTATCACGCCGATAGCAATGAACATAAAATTAAGTTGCTTTCGCGTTTTATCGAAACCGAGAACGTGAGTCGCGGCATTGTGTTTGTCCGTCGTCGCGAAGATGTGCGTGAGCTTTCTGAAACTTTGCGTAAACGTGGCATTCGTTCTACTTATTTAGAAGGCGATATGGCACAAACTCAACGTAATAATGCTATTGATAAACTGAAATCGGGAGTGGTTACTGTGTTAGTGGCCACTGATGTGGCTGCTCGCGGGATTGATATCGATGATGTGACACATGTCATGAACTTCGATTTGCCTTACAGCGCAGATACGTATTTACATCGTATTGGTCGTACGGCTCGTGCAGGGAAAAAGGGTACTGCTGTTTCTTTTGTGGAGGCTCATGATTATAAATTGCTCGGTAAAATTAAGCGCTACACGGAAGAACTGTTGAAAGCACGTATTTTAGAAGGATTAGAGCCTCGCACTAAACCACCGAAAGATGGGGAAGTAAAATCCATGTCTAAAAAGCAAAAAGCGCGTATTAAAGAAAAGCGTGAAGAAAAGAAAAAATCAGAGGTGAAGAAGAAAGCCAAACTTCGTCATAAAGATACGAAAAACATTGGTAAACGTCGTAAACCAAGCGCAGAAAAAACAGCCGAGGAATAA
- a CDS encoding DUF4298 domain-containing protein has product MLPQSRLDKISEMENLLNEAESFLADAEQFLEKWQAFLPKMKTLEHYYFDGDWREDYQAYEDGKIPEDMPCGVLSEDLVFNASTGHHSLAIEYLKVVAKVLDQAKD; this is encoded by the coding sequence ATGTTACCTCAATCACGCTTAGATAAAATTTCAGAAATGGAAAACCTTCTCAATGAAGCGGAGAGTTTCTTAGCTGACGCGGAACAATTTCTTGAAAAATGGCAAGCCTTCTTACCCAAAATGAAAACCTTAGAACACTATTATTTTGATGGTGACTGGCGAGAAGATTATCAAGCTTATGAGGACGGTAAAATCCCAGAGGATATGCCTTGTGGCGTATTAAGTGAAGATTTAGTGTTTAATGCGAGTACAGGGCATCATAGTTTGGCGATTGAATATTTGAAAGTGGTTGCGAAAGTATTAGATCAAGCTAAAGATTAA
- the gnd gene encoding decarboxylating NADP(+)-dependent phosphogluconate dehydrogenase: protein MSVKGDIGVIGLAVMGQNLILNMNDHGFKVVAYNRTTSKVDEFLQGAAKGTNIIGAYSLEDLASKLEKPRKVMLMVRAGDVVDQFIEALLPHLEEGDIIIDGGNSNYPDTNRRVKALAKKGIRFIGSGVSGGEEGARHGPSIMPGGNQEAWQYVKPIFQAISAKTEQGEPCCDWVGGEGSGHFVKMVHNGIEYGDMQLICEAYQFLKEGLGLSYDEMQAIFSEWKKTELDSYLIDITTDILGYKDADGEPLVEKILDTAGQKGTGKWTGINALDFGIPLTLITESVFARCVSSFKDQRVAANQLFNKTITPVEGDKKVWIEAVRKALLASKIISYAQGFMLIREASEQFGWDINYGATALLWREGCIIRSRFLGNIRDAYEANPDLIFLGSDSYFKGILENALSDWRKVVAKSIEVGIPMPCMASAITFLDGYTSARLPANLLQAQRDYFGAHTYERTDKPRGEFFHTNWTGRGGNTASTTYDV, encoded by the coding sequence ATGTCAGTAAAAGGCGACATCGGTGTTATCGGCTTAGCCGTAATGGGGCAAAACCTCATTTTAAATATGAACGATCATGGCTTTAAAGTTGTGGCATATAACCGTACCACGTCAAAAGTGGATGAATTTTTGCAAGGTGCGGCAAAAGGCACCAACATTATCGGCGCATACTCATTAGAAGATTTAGCTTCTAAATTAGAAAAACCACGTAAAGTGATGTTAATGGTGCGCGCGGGTGATGTGGTGGATCAATTCATTGAGGCATTATTACCGCACTTAGAAGAAGGCGACATCATTATTGATGGCGGTAACTCAAACTACCCAGATACCAACCGTCGTGTAAAAGCATTGGCTAAAAAAGGCATCCGCTTTATCGGTTCGGGTGTTTCTGGCGGTGAAGAAGGTGCGCGTCATGGACCATCCATCATGCCAGGCGGTAATCAAGAAGCATGGCAATATGTTAAACCTATCTTCCAAGCAATCTCTGCTAAAACCGAACAAGGTGAGCCTTGCTGTGACTGGGTTGGCGGTGAAGGCTCTGGCCACTTTGTGAAAATGGTTCACAACGGTATCGAATATGGCGATATGCAATTAATCTGTGAAGCTTACCAATTCTTAAAAGAAGGTTTAGGCTTAAGTTATGACGAAATGCAAGCCATCTTCTCAGAATGGAAAAAAACTGAACTTGATAGTTATCTAATCGATATCACCACTGACATTCTTGGGTATAAAGATGCCGACGGTGAGCCGTTAGTAGAAAAAATCTTAGATACAGCTGGCCAAAAAGGGACAGGTAAATGGACGGGTATCAACGCCTTAGATTTCGGTATTCCATTAACCTTAATCACTGAATCCGTCTTTGCACGCTGTGTTTCTTCATTTAAAGATCAACGTGTTGCAGCAAATCAATTATTCAATAAAACTATTACTCCAGTTGAAGGTGACAAAAAAGTTTGGATTGAAGCGGTGCGTAAAGCATTATTGGCTTCAAAAATCATTTCTTACGCACAAGGTTTTATGCTTATTCGTGAAGCCTCTGAACAATTTGGTTGGGATATTAACTACGGTGCAACGGCGTTATTATGGCGTGAAGGTTGTATCATTCGTAGCCGTTTCTTAGGTAACATTCGTGATGCATATGAAGCAAATCCAGATTTAATCTTCTTAGGTTCAGATAGTTACTTCAAAGGCATTTTAGAAAACGCATTAAGTGACTGGCGTAAAGTGGTGGCAAAATCTATCGAAGTGGGTATTCCAATGCCATGTATGGCGTCTGCGATTACCTTCTTAGACGGCTACACGTCAGCTCGCTTACCAGCAAATCTTCTGCAAGCTCAGCGTGACTACTTTGGAGCGCACACTTACGAGCGTACTGACAAACCACGTGGCGAATTCTTCCACACCAACTGGACCGGTCGTGGCGGTAATACCGCATCAACGACTTATGATGTGTAA
- a CDS encoding GNAT family N-acetyltransferase codes for MIDYKVNEPISVKQFIALLNKTTLGARRPLEDEKRIAAMLHHADLLVTAWDGERLVGVARSVTDFAYCCYLSDLAVDEQYQKQGIGLQLIEHTKQALHPQAKIVLLSAPQAVDYYPHIGFTQHMSAWMKS; via the coding sequence ATGATAGACTACAAAGTGAATGAACCGATTTCAGTTAAACAATTTATTGCACTGCTAAATAAAACAACGCTAGGGGCACGCCGTCCGTTAGAGGATGAAAAACGCATCGCAGCGATGTTGCATCATGCGGATTTATTAGTCACCGCTTGGGATGGTGAACGATTAGTGGGTGTGGCGCGTTCGGTGACGGATTTTGCCTATTGCTGTTATTTATCTGATTTAGCAGTTGATGAACAATATCAAAAACAAGGTATCGGTTTACAGTTAATTGAACATACTAAACAAGCCTTACATCCTCAAGCAAAAATTGTGCTTTTATCTGCTCCGCAAGCGGTGGATTACTATCCGCATATTGGGTTTACGCAACACATGAGTGCGTGGATGAAGAGTTAA
- the pgl gene encoding 6-phosphogluconolactonase produces MNSISFPTAQHAVDKIAQEFVIYSQLTHPVHISLSGGSTPKLLFKTLAKAPYVEQINWKNLHFWWGDDRMVPPSDPESNYGEVQKLLFDHIQIPAENIHRIRGENEPHFELKRFEEELSAVIPNGVFDWIILGMGTDGHTASLFPHQTNFDDENLAVIAKHPESGQIRISKTAKLIEQAKRITYLVTGESKADILKEIQTTPAENLPYPAAKIKSKNGVTEWYLDKVAAKLL; encoded by the coding sequence ATGAACTCTATCAGCTTCCCAACAGCTCAACACGCAGTCGATAAAATTGCACAAGAATTTGTGATTTATAGCCAATTAACTCACCCTGTGCATATTTCCCTTTCTGGTGGTTCAACGCCTAAGTTGTTATTCAAAACCTTAGCCAAAGCGCCTTATGTAGAACAAATTAACTGGAAAAATCTGCATTTTTGGTGGGGAGATGATCGTATGGTTCCGCCATCTGATCCTGAAAGTAACTATGGTGAAGTGCAAAAACTTTTATTTGATCACATTCAAATTCCAGCAGAAAATATTCATCGAATTCGTGGTGAAAATGAACCGCACTTTGAGCTAAAACGTTTCGAAGAAGAATTAAGTGCGGTCATTCCAAACGGTGTTTTTGATTGGATTATTTTAGGTATGGGAACAGACGGTCATACCGCGTCTCTCTTCCCACATCAAACCAATTTTGATGATGAAAATCTAGCTGTCATTGCAAAACACCCTGAAAGTGGTCAAATTCGCATTTCTAAAACAGCCAAACTCATTGAACAAGCCAAACGCATTACCTATTTGGTTACCGGCGAAAGCAAAGCGGATATTTTAAAAGAAATCCAAACGACTCCTGCAGAAAATCTGCCTTACCCTGCTGCCAAAATTAAATCAAAAAATGGGGTGACGGAATGGTATTTGGATAAAGTAGCAGCTAAATTGCTATAA
- the zwf gene encoding glucose-6-phosphate dehydrogenase — MQTNNNCIVIFGASGDLTHRKLIPALYNLFKFGRLNQFSVLGVARSELNNDTFREKMREALLKTEETTPETLDAFCSHLYYQAINTSDAADYGKLVPRLEELHTKYQTNGNTLYYMSTPPSLYGVIPECLAAHGLNTEKEGWKRIIVEKPFGYDEKTAQELDVQIHRFFEEHQIYRIDHYLGKETVQNLLVLRFSNGWFEPLWNRNFIDYVEITGAESMGVEERGGYYDGSGAMRDMFQNHLLQVLAMVAMEPPAIINANSMRDEVAKVMHSLRPLTQDDVEHNLVLGQYTAAEIDGKEVKGYLQEKGVPANSRTETFMALRCEIENWRWAGVPFYVRTGKRLPARVTEIVIHFKTTPHPVFSQNAPENKLIIRIQPDEAISMRFGLKKPGAGFEAKEVSMDFRYADLAGAQVLTAYERLLLDAMKGDATLFARTDAVHAAWKFVQPILDYKANGGRIHEYEAGTWGPVAADKLIAKQGKVWRKPTGLMKKKV, encoded by the coding sequence ATGCAAACGAATAATAACTGTATCGTGATTTTTGGTGCTTCTGGTGATTTAACCCACCGTAAACTCATTCCAGCACTTTACAATCTTTTCAAATTTGGTCGCCTGAACCAATTTTCTGTATTGGGTGTCGCGCGCTCAGAATTAAACAATGACACTTTCCGTGAAAAAATGCGTGAAGCGCTACTTAAAACAGAAGAAACTACGCCAGAAACGCTAGACGCTTTTTGTAGCCATCTCTATTATCAAGCCATAAATACATCTGATGCGGCTGATTACGGTAAATTAGTACCTCGTTTAGAAGAATTACATACTAAATATCAAACGAATGGCAATACCCTTTACTATATGTCAACGCCACCAAGCTTATATGGTGTGATTCCAGAATGCCTTGCAGCTCACGGTTTAAATACAGAAAAAGAGGGTTGGAAGCGCATTATTGTCGAAAAACCTTTTGGTTACGATGAAAAAACAGCGCAAGAACTCGACGTTCAAATTCATCGTTTCTTTGAAGAGCATCAAATCTATCGTATTGATCATTATCTTGGTAAAGAAACTGTACAAAACTTACTTGTTTTACGTTTCTCAAATGGGTGGTTTGAGCCTCTTTGGAACCGTAATTTCATTGATTATGTGGAAATTACCGGTGCTGAATCAATGGGTGTAGAAGAGCGTGGTGGTTATTATGATGGATCCGGTGCAATGCGTGATATGTTCCAAAACCACTTATTACAAGTTTTAGCCATGGTTGCCATGGAACCTCCTGCAATCATCAATGCGAACTCAATGCGTGATGAAGTAGCCAAAGTCATGCATTCTTTACGCCCATTAACGCAAGATGATGTTGAACACAACTTAGTGCTTGGTCAATACACCGCAGCCGAAATTGATGGCAAAGAAGTCAAAGGCTATTTACAAGAAAAAGGCGTACCAGCTAACTCTCGCACTGAAACCTTTATGGCCTTACGTTGTGAAATCGAAAACTGGCGTTGGGCAGGTGTACCTTTCTATGTACGTACAGGTAAGCGCTTGCCGGCACGTGTGACAGAGATTGTGATTCATTTTAAAACTACACCACATCCTGTATTCAGCCAAAATGCACCAGAGAATAAATTGATTATTCGTATTCAACCTGATGAAGCGATTTCAATGCGTTTTGGTTTGAAAAAACCAGGCGCAGGTTTTGAAGCGAAAGAAGTATCAATGGATTTCCGTTATGCAGATTTAGCAGGCGCGCAAGTATTAACCGCTTATGAACGCTTATTGTTAGATGCGATGAAAGGCGATGCAACCTTGTTTGCTCGTACTGATGCTGTGCATGCCGCATGGAAATTTGTGCAACCGATTTTAGATTACAAAGCGAATGGTGGGCGTATTCACGAATATGAAGCGGGTACTTGGGGCCCTGTGGCAGCCGATAAATTAATTGCAAAACAAGGCAAAGTGTGGCGTAAACCGACAGGTTTAATGAAGAAAAAAGTTTAA
- the cysQ gene encoding 3'(2'),5'-bisphosphate nucleotidase CysQ: MMQLSQSLLDQVRSLANEAGKHLARFYQQNVAIQTKSDNTPVTEADLFVSQFLIEKLTALFPDIPVLSEENCNIPFEQRQTWQTYWLIDPLDGTQQFINRTDQFSVLITLVQNHQPILGVIHFPILNITYYAMKSFGAFKQTDKEIKALQPRKIDLTKPLKIAVGATTSQEKVRSILAKNLSCEFTVVGSSSLKSGLVAEGAVDCYIRLGKTGEWDTAGAEILLAEINGRIFDPQFQPLTYNQRESLINPNFVMVSDNTQNWASVFQFN, from the coding sequence ATTATGCAATTATCTCAATCTCTTCTCGATCAAGTTCGCTCGCTCGCCAATGAAGCGGGAAAACATTTGGCTCGTTTTTATCAACAGAATGTGGCAATACAAACTAAATCGGATAACACACCTGTGACAGAAGCAGATTTATTTGTCAGCCAGTTTTTAATCGAAAAACTAACCGCTCTTTTCCCTGATATTCCTGTTCTCTCAGAAGAAAATTGCAATATTCCGTTTGAACAACGTCAAACTTGGCAAACCTATTGGTTGATCGATCCCCTTGATGGCACTCAGCAATTTATTAATCGCACGGATCAATTTTCGGTCTTAATTACACTCGTGCAAAACCACCAACCTATACTTGGCGTCATTCACTTTCCTATTCTAAATATCACTTATTACGCCATGAAAAGTTTCGGGGCTTTTAAACAAACCGACAAAGAGATAAAAGCCTTACAACCACGAAAAATTGATCTCACAAAACCTTTAAAAATCGCCGTAGGCGCAACTACTTCGCAAGAAAAAGTGCGGTCAATTTTAGCGAAGAATTTGTCATGCGAATTTACGGTGGTCGGTTCAAGTAGTTTAAAAAGTGGCTTAGTCGCAGAAGGAGCGGTTGATTGCTATATTCGCCTCGGCAAAACCGGCGAATGGGACACTGCAGGCGCTGAAATTTTATTAGCTGAAATCAATGGTAGAATTTTCGATCCACAATTTCAGCCACTTACCTATAACCAGCGTGAAAGTTTAATTAATCCAAACTTTGTGATGGTGTCAGATAATACACAAAATTGGGCATCTGTCTTTCAATTTAATTGA